A single genomic interval of Apteryx mantelli isolate bAptMan1 chromosome 21, bAptMan1.hap1, whole genome shotgun sequence harbors:
- the GAPVD1 gene encoding GTPase-activating protein and VPS9 domain-containing protein 1 isoform X3 encodes MVKLDIHTLAHHLKQERLYVNSEKQLIQRLNADVLKTAEKLYRTAWISKQQRINLDRLIITSAEASPAECCQHAKILEDTQFVDGYKQLGFQETAYGEFLNRLRENPRLIASCLVAGEKLNQDNTQSVIHTVFTSIYGNCIMQEDESYLLQVLRYLIEFELKESDNPRRLLRRGTCAFSILFKLFSEGLFSAKLFLTATLHEPIMQLLVEDEDHLETDPNKLIERFSPIQQEKLFGEKGTEKFKQRVQEMVDSNEAKLVTLVNKFIGYLKQNTYCFPHSLRWIVSQMYKTLSCVDRLEVGEVRAMCTDLLLACFICPAIVNPEQYGIISDAPINEVARFNLMQVGRLLQQLAMTGSEEGDPRMKSNLAKFDKSCVAAFLDVVIDGRAVETPPMSSVNLLEGLSRTVVYMTYSQLTILVGFMRNVMSSDQLKEDRMALENLLANLPQNKPGKSSSLEMTPYNTPQLSPASTPANKKNRLPIATRSRSRSNIQMDQHGDHEGSSQETIPEVQPEEVLVISLGTGPQITPGMMSENEVLNMQLTDGGQGDVPVDENKLHGKPDKTLRFSLCSDNLEGISEGPSNRSNSVSSLDLEGESVSELGAGPSGSNGVEALQLLEHEQATTQDNLDDKLRKFEIRDMMGLTDDRDISETVSETWSTDVLGSDFDPNIDEDRLQEIAGAAAENMLGSLLCLPGSGSVLLDPCTGSTISETTSEAWSVEVLPSDSEAPDLKQEERLQELESCSGLGSTSDDTDVREVSSRPSTPGLSVVSGISATSEDIPNKIEDLRSECSSDFGGKDSVTSPDMDETAHGASQLTSPPSQTDSLLALFDPLSSNEGVSAVVRPKVHYARPSHPPPDPPILEGAMGGNEARLPNFGSHTLIPTDLEAFKQRHSYPERLVRSRSSDIVSSVRRPMSDPGWNRRPGNEERDLPMPMTNSGAAVLVAASQSSSSSPSKDSSRGEIEERKDSDDEKSDRNKPWWRKRFVSAMPKAPIPFRKKEKQEKDKDDMVPDRYSTLQDDPSPRLSAQAQAAEDILDKYRNAIKRTSPSEGAIVNYESAETIGDGESMHDSPRDEALQNMSADDLPDSASQVAQPQSSAFSYRDAKKKLRLALCSADSVAFPMLTHSTRNGLPDHTDPEDNEIVCFLKVQLAEAINLQDKNLMAQLQETMRCVSRFDNRTCRKLLASIAEDYRKRAPYIAYLTRCRQGLQTTQAHLERLLQRVLRDKEVANRYFTTVCVRLLLESKEKKIREFIQDFQKLTAADDKTAQVEDFLQFLYGAMAQDAIWQNASEEQLQDAQLAIERSVMNRIFKLAFYPNQDGDILRDQVLHEHIQRLSKVVTANHKALQIPEVYLREAPWPSAQSEIRTISAYKTPRDKVQCILRMCSTIMNLLSLANEDSVPGADDFVPVLVFVLIKANPPCLLSTVQYISSFYANCLSGEESYWWMQFTAAVEFIKTIDDRK; translated from the exons ATGGTGAAGCTGGATATTCACACGCTGGCTCATCACCTCAAGCAGGAACGACTCTATGTAAACTCAGAAAAGCAACTTATTCAAAGGCTCAATGCAGATGTACTGAAGACAGCTGAAAAGCTGTACCGCACAGCATGGATTTCCAAGCAGCAAAGGATTAACTTGGACAGACTTATCATAACAAG TGCTGAAGCTTCTCCGGCTGAATGCTGTCAGCATGCTAAAATCTTGGAAGATACACAGTTTGTGGATGGATATAAGCAGTTGGGATTTCAGGAAACTGCTTATGGAGAATTCCTAAACAGATTGAGAGAGAACCCTAGGCTTATTGCATCCTGTCTGGTTGCTGGAGAGAAACTGAACCAGGACAACACTCAGAGTGTCATTCACACAGTCTTTACCTCCATCTATGGCAATTGCATCATGCAGGAGGATGAGAGCTACCTCCTACAGGTACTTCGTTACTTGATTGAATTTGAACTCAAGGAAAGTGACAACCCTAGGCGGCTCTTGAGACGAGGCACCTGTGCATTCAGCATCTTATTCAAACTTTTCTCTGAAGGACTCTTTTCTGCAAAACTCTTTCTTACTGCAACTTTACATGAGCCGATCATGCAGCTTCTGGTTGAAGATGAAGACCACCTGGAAACTGATCCAAACAAATTAATTGAGAGATTCTCTCCAATACAACAGGAGAAGTTATTTGGAGAGAAAGGCACAGAAAAGTTCAAGCAAAGAGTCCAAGAGATGGTCGACTCCAATGAGGCCAAGCTGGTGACCTTGGTGAACAAATTCATTGGCTATCTCAAGCAAAATACGTACTGTTTTCCACACAGCTTGAGATGGATCGTGTCACAGATGTACAAAACGCTGTCATGTGTAGACAGACTGGAGGTTGGGGAGGTCAGAGCAATGTGCACAGATCTTCTTCTAGCATGTTTCATCTGTCCTGCAATTGTTAACCCTGAACAGTACGGGATAATTTCTGATGCTCCTATAAACGAGGTGGCAAGATTTAATCTGATGCAG GTTGGGAGACTTCTGCAGCAATTGGCAATGACAGGCTCTGAAGAGGGAGATCCACGTATGAAGAGCAACCTTGCTAAATTTGACAAA AGCTGTGttgctgctttcctggatgtAGTTATTGATGGACGTGCAGTTGAAACTCCTCCAATGTCTTCAGTTAACCTTCTGGAGGGGTTGAGTAGAACAGTGGTTTACATGACATACAGCCAGCTAACCATTCTG GTTGGCTTTATGCGGAATGTAATGTCAAGTGACCAACTTAAGGAAGATCGGATGGCTCTGGAAAACCTGTTGGCAAACTTGCCCCAGAACAAAccagggaaaagcagcagccttgAAATGACTCCTTATAATACCCCACAGCTCTCTCCTGCAAGCACTCCAGCCAACAAAAAAAATCGATTACCTATAG CAACTCGTAGCAGAAGTAGATCAAATATTCAAATGGATCAGCATGGAGACCATGAAGGATCCTCCCAGGAGACCATCCCAGAAGTTCAGCCAGAAGAAGTGCTCGTGATTTCTCTGGGGACAGGCCCACAGATTACTCCAGGAATGATGTCAGAAAATGAG GTCTTAAATATGCAGCTTACAGATGGCGGACAAGGAGATGTCCCTGTTGATGAAAACAAACTCCATGGTAAACCTGATAAAACCTTGCGCTTTTCCCTCTGCAGTGATAATCTGGAAGGAATATCCGAAG GTCCTTCAAATCGCTCCAATTCTGTATCATCTTTGGATTTAGAAGGGGAGTCTGTATCAGAGCTTGGCGCAGGCCCTTCTGGGAGCAATGGTGTTGAAGCTCTGCAGCTGTTAGAACATgaacaag ccACAACTCAGGATAATCTTGATGACAAGCTCCGTAAATTTGAAATCCGTGATATGATGGGGTTGACCGATGACAGAGATATATCAGAAACCGTGAGTGAAACATGGAGTACCGATGTCTTGGGTAGTGACTTTGATCCAAATATTGATGAAGATCGTTTGCAAGAAATTGCAG GTGCAGCTGCAGAGAACATGCTAGGCAGCTTGCTGTGTTTACCAGGTTCAGGATCTGTGCTGCTTGATCCCTGCACAGGTTCGACAATATCAGAAACAACAAGTGAAGCTTGGAGTGTGGAAGTGTTACCGAGTGATTCAG AGGCCCCAGACTTAAAGCAGGAGGAAAGGCTACAAGAACTGGAAAGCTGTTCTGGGCTGGGTAGCACATCTGATGACACAGATGTAAGGGAGGTCAGTTCTCGTCCCAGTACACCGGGCCTCAGCGTTGTATCAG GTATTAGTGCAACATCTGAAGACATTCCTAATAAGATTGAGGATCTCAGATCTGAATGTAGCTCTGACTTTGGAGGAAAAGATTCTGTGACAAGTCCTGACATGGATGAAACAGCCCATG GAGCCAGTCAGTTGACATCTCCCCCTTCTCAGACAGATTCTTTGCTTGCATTGTTTGACCCTTTGTCATCAAATGAGG GAGTATCAGCCGTAGTGAGGCCTAAAGTACACTATGCAAGACCATCTCACCCACCACCAGATCCACCGATCTTGGAAGGAGCTATGGGAGGTAATGAGGCCCGATTACCAAACTTCGGGTCTCACACTTTAATTCCAACCGATTTAGAAGCATTCAAGCAGAGGCATTCTTATCCAGAAAGGCTAGTTCGCAGTAGGAGCTCAGATATAGTATCATCAGTTCGGAGACCTATGAGTGATCCTGGGTGGAACAGACGTCCTGGTAATGAGGAGAGGGATCTTCCTATGCCAATGACCAACAGTGGGGCAGCTGTTCTGGTTGCTGCATCTCAGTCATCATCTTCATCTCCCAGTAAAGACTCCTCTAGAGGAGAG ATCGAAGAACGGAAAGATAGTGATGATGAGAAGTCTGACAGAAACAAGCCCTGGTGGCGGAAACGTTTTGTGTCTGCCATGCCCAAAG CTCCTattccatttagaaaaaaagaaaaacaagaaaaagacaaagatgaCATGGTGCCTGACAGATATTCAACACTTCAAG ATGATCCCAGTCCAAGGCTCAGTGCACAGGCACAGGCTGCAGAGGATATTCTGGACAAATACAGGAATGCAATTAAGCGAACCAGTCCTAGTGAAGGAGCTATAGTAAACTATGAAAGTGCAG agACTATTGGGGATGGTGAGAGTATGCATGACTCCCCCCGTGATGAGGCTTTGCAAAACATGTCTGCAGATGATCTCCCAGACTCTGCAAGTCAAGTAGCACAGCCACAAAGTTCTGCTTTCTCCTACAG gGATGCAAAGAAGAAATTGAGACTGGCTCTTTGTTCAGCAGATTCTGTTGCCTTCCCAATGCTGACCCATTCAACAAGGAATGGTCTACCAGATCACACAGACCCTGAAG ATAATGAAATTGTGTGCTTCTTGAAAGTTCAGCTAGCTGAAGCTATTAACCTCCAAGACAAGAATTTGATGGCCCAGCTGCAAGAGACAATGCGATGCGTAAGCCGCTTTGATAACAGGACCTGTCGAAAGCTGCTGGCATCTATTGCAGAAGATTACAG GAAAAGAGCTCCGTATATTGCTTATTTAACTCGATGTCGCCAAGGCCTGCAAACCACACAAGCGCACTTGGAAAGGCTGTTGCAAAGAGTTCTGCGAGATAAAGAAGTGGCCAATAGATACTTCACTACAGTATGTGTGAGGTTACTgctagaaagcaaagaaaagaaaataagggaGTTTATTCAAG ATTTCCAGAAACTCACGGCAGCAGATGATAAAACAGCCCAAGTTGaagattttcttcagttcttataTGGGGCTATGGCTCAGGATGCCATATGGCAGAATGCCAGCGAAGAACAGCTTCAGGATGCGCAATTAGCTATAGAACGCAGTGTGATGAATCGTATTTTCAAACTTGCGTTCTACCCTAATCAGGATGGAGATATTTTGCGTGACCA gGTCCTTCATGAGCACATACAGAGGTTATCTAAAGTAGTGACAGCAAACCACAAAGCACTTCAGATACCTGAG GTATATCTCCGGGAGGCACCATGGCCATCTGCACAGTCTGAAATCCGCACAATAAGTGCTTACAAAACCCCCCGAGACAAAGTACAGTGTATTCTTAGAATGTGTTCGACCATCATGAACCTGCTTAGTCTGGCAAATGAAGATTCAGTACCTGGGGCAGACGATTTTGTTCCTGTTCTGGTCTTTGTTCTCATAAAG GCAAATCCACCTTGCTTGCTGTCTACTGTTCAGTACATTAGTAGTTTCTATGCTAATTGTTTATCTGGAGAAGAATCATACTGGTGGATGCAGTTCACAGCAGCAGTTGAATTCATTAAAACTATTGATGATCGCAagtaa
- the GAPVD1 gene encoding GTPase-activating protein and VPS9 domain-containing protein 1 isoform X2, whose amino-acid sequence MCCLALSGSAQIEYCVVCSLSKMVKLDIHTLAHHLKQERLYVNSEKQLIQRLNADVLKTAEKLYRTAWISKQQRINLDRLIITSAEASPAECCQHAKILEDTQFVDGYKQLGFQETAYGEFLNRLRENPRLIASCLVAGEKLNQDNTQSVIHTVFTSIYGNCIMQEDESYLLQVLRYLIEFELKESDNPRRLLRRGTCAFSILFKLFSEGLFSAKLFLTATLHEPIMQLLVEDEDHLETDPNKLIERFSPIQQEKLFGEKGTEKFKQRVQEMVDSNEAKLVTLVNKFIGYLKQNTYCFPHSLRWIVSQMYKTLSCVDRLEVGEVRAMCTDLLLACFICPAIVNPEQYGIISDAPINEVARFNLMQVGRLLQQLAMTGSEEGDPRMKSNLAKFDKSCVAAFLDVVIDGRAVETPPMSSVNLLEGLSRTVVYMTYSQLTILVGFMRNVMSSDQLKEDRMALENLLANLPQNKPGKSSSLEMTPYNTPQLSPASTPANKKNRLPIATRSRSRSNIQMDQHGDHEGSSQETIPEVQPEEVLVISLGTGPQITPGMMSENEVLNMQLTDGGQGDVPVDENKLHGPSNRSNSVSSLDLEGESVSELGAGPSGSNGVEALQLLEHEQATTQDNLDDKLRKFEIRDMMGLTDDRDISETVSETWSTDVLGSDFDPNIDEDRLQEIAGAAAENMLGSLLCLPGSGSVLLDPCTGSTISETTSEAWSVEVLPSDSEAPDLKQEERLQELESCSGLGSTSDDTDVREVSSRPSTPGLSVVSGISATSEDIPNKIEDLRSECSSDFGGKDSVTSPDMDETAHGASQLTSPPSQTDSLLALFDPLSSNEGVSAVVRPKVHYARPSHPPPDPPILEGAMGGNEARLPNFGSHTLIPTDLEAFKQRHSYPERLVRSRSSDIVSSVRRPMSDPGWNRRPGNEERDLPMPMTNSGAAVLVAASQSSSSSPSKDSSRGEIEERKDSDDEKSDRNKPWWRKRFVSAMPKAPIPFRKKEKQEKDKDDMVPDRYSTLQDDPSPRLSAQAQAAEDILDKYRNAIKRTSPSEGAIVNYESAETIGDGESMHDSPRDEALQNMSADDLPDSASQVAQPQSSAFSYRDAKKKLRLALCSADSVAFPMLTHSTRNGLPDHTDPEDNEIVCFLKVQLAEAINLQDKNLMAQLQETMRCVSRFDNRTCRKLLASIAEDYRKRAPYIAYLTRCRQGLQTTQAHLERLLQRVLRDKEVANRYFTTVCVRLLLESKEKKIREFIQDFQKLTAADDKTAQVEDFLQFLYGAMAQDAIWQNASEEQLQDAQLAIERSVMNRIFKLAFYPNQDGDILRDQVLHEHIQRLSKVVTANHKALQIPEVYLREAPWPSAQSEIRTISAYKTPRDKVQCILRMCSTIMNLLSLANEDSVPGADDFVPVLVFVLIKANPPCLLSTVQYISSFYANCLSGEESYWWMQFTAAVEFIKTIDDRK is encoded by the exons tgagtACTGTGTAGTCTGCTCACTGTCAAAGATGGTGAAGCTGGATATTCACACGCTGGCTCATCACCTCAAGCAGGAACGACTCTATGTAAACTCAGAAAAGCAACTTATTCAAAGGCTCAATGCAGATGTACTGAAGACAGCTGAAAAGCTGTACCGCACAGCATGGATTTCCAAGCAGCAAAGGATTAACTTGGACAGACTTATCATAACAAG TGCTGAAGCTTCTCCGGCTGAATGCTGTCAGCATGCTAAAATCTTGGAAGATACACAGTTTGTGGATGGATATAAGCAGTTGGGATTTCAGGAAACTGCTTATGGAGAATTCCTAAACAGATTGAGAGAGAACCCTAGGCTTATTGCATCCTGTCTGGTTGCTGGAGAGAAACTGAACCAGGACAACACTCAGAGTGTCATTCACACAGTCTTTACCTCCATCTATGGCAATTGCATCATGCAGGAGGATGAGAGCTACCTCCTACAGGTACTTCGTTACTTGATTGAATTTGAACTCAAGGAAAGTGACAACCCTAGGCGGCTCTTGAGACGAGGCACCTGTGCATTCAGCATCTTATTCAAACTTTTCTCTGAAGGACTCTTTTCTGCAAAACTCTTTCTTACTGCAACTTTACATGAGCCGATCATGCAGCTTCTGGTTGAAGATGAAGACCACCTGGAAACTGATCCAAACAAATTAATTGAGAGATTCTCTCCAATACAACAGGAGAAGTTATTTGGAGAGAAAGGCACAGAAAAGTTCAAGCAAAGAGTCCAAGAGATGGTCGACTCCAATGAGGCCAAGCTGGTGACCTTGGTGAACAAATTCATTGGCTATCTCAAGCAAAATACGTACTGTTTTCCACACAGCTTGAGATGGATCGTGTCACAGATGTACAAAACGCTGTCATGTGTAGACAGACTGGAGGTTGGGGAGGTCAGAGCAATGTGCACAGATCTTCTTCTAGCATGTTTCATCTGTCCTGCAATTGTTAACCCTGAACAGTACGGGATAATTTCTGATGCTCCTATAAACGAGGTGGCAAGATTTAATCTGATGCAG GTTGGGAGACTTCTGCAGCAATTGGCAATGACAGGCTCTGAAGAGGGAGATCCACGTATGAAGAGCAACCTTGCTAAATTTGACAAA AGCTGTGttgctgctttcctggatgtAGTTATTGATGGACGTGCAGTTGAAACTCCTCCAATGTCTTCAGTTAACCTTCTGGAGGGGTTGAGTAGAACAGTGGTTTACATGACATACAGCCAGCTAACCATTCTG GTTGGCTTTATGCGGAATGTAATGTCAAGTGACCAACTTAAGGAAGATCGGATGGCTCTGGAAAACCTGTTGGCAAACTTGCCCCAGAACAAAccagggaaaagcagcagccttgAAATGACTCCTTATAATACCCCACAGCTCTCTCCTGCAAGCACTCCAGCCAACAAAAAAAATCGATTACCTATAG CAACTCGTAGCAGAAGTAGATCAAATATTCAAATGGATCAGCATGGAGACCATGAAGGATCCTCCCAGGAGACCATCCCAGAAGTTCAGCCAGAAGAAGTGCTCGTGATTTCTCTGGGGACAGGCCCACAGATTACTCCAGGAATGATGTCAGAAAATGAG GTCTTAAATATGCAGCTTACAGATGGCGGACAAGGAGATGTCCCTGTTGATGAAAACAAACTCCATG GTCCTTCAAATCGCTCCAATTCTGTATCATCTTTGGATTTAGAAGGGGAGTCTGTATCAGAGCTTGGCGCAGGCCCTTCTGGGAGCAATGGTGTTGAAGCTCTGCAGCTGTTAGAACATgaacaag ccACAACTCAGGATAATCTTGATGACAAGCTCCGTAAATTTGAAATCCGTGATATGATGGGGTTGACCGATGACAGAGATATATCAGAAACCGTGAGTGAAACATGGAGTACCGATGTCTTGGGTAGTGACTTTGATCCAAATATTGATGAAGATCGTTTGCAAGAAATTGCAG GTGCAGCTGCAGAGAACATGCTAGGCAGCTTGCTGTGTTTACCAGGTTCAGGATCTGTGCTGCTTGATCCCTGCACAGGTTCGACAATATCAGAAACAACAAGTGAAGCTTGGAGTGTGGAAGTGTTACCGAGTGATTCAG AGGCCCCAGACTTAAAGCAGGAGGAAAGGCTACAAGAACTGGAAAGCTGTTCTGGGCTGGGTAGCACATCTGATGACACAGATGTAAGGGAGGTCAGTTCTCGTCCCAGTACACCGGGCCTCAGCGTTGTATCAG GTATTAGTGCAACATCTGAAGACATTCCTAATAAGATTGAGGATCTCAGATCTGAATGTAGCTCTGACTTTGGAGGAAAAGATTCTGTGACAAGTCCTGACATGGATGAAACAGCCCATG GAGCCAGTCAGTTGACATCTCCCCCTTCTCAGACAGATTCTTTGCTTGCATTGTTTGACCCTTTGTCATCAAATGAGG GAGTATCAGCCGTAGTGAGGCCTAAAGTACACTATGCAAGACCATCTCACCCACCACCAGATCCACCGATCTTGGAAGGAGCTATGGGAGGTAATGAGGCCCGATTACCAAACTTCGGGTCTCACACTTTAATTCCAACCGATTTAGAAGCATTCAAGCAGAGGCATTCTTATCCAGAAAGGCTAGTTCGCAGTAGGAGCTCAGATATAGTATCATCAGTTCGGAGACCTATGAGTGATCCTGGGTGGAACAGACGTCCTGGTAATGAGGAGAGGGATCTTCCTATGCCAATGACCAACAGTGGGGCAGCTGTTCTGGTTGCTGCATCTCAGTCATCATCTTCATCTCCCAGTAAAGACTCCTCTAGAGGAGAG ATCGAAGAACGGAAAGATAGTGATGATGAGAAGTCTGACAGAAACAAGCCCTGGTGGCGGAAACGTTTTGTGTCTGCCATGCCCAAAG CTCCTattccatttagaaaaaaagaaaaacaagaaaaagacaaagatgaCATGGTGCCTGACAGATATTCAACACTTCAAG ATGATCCCAGTCCAAGGCTCAGTGCACAGGCACAGGCTGCAGAGGATATTCTGGACAAATACAGGAATGCAATTAAGCGAACCAGTCCTAGTGAAGGAGCTATAGTAAACTATGAAAGTGCAG agACTATTGGGGATGGTGAGAGTATGCATGACTCCCCCCGTGATGAGGCTTTGCAAAACATGTCTGCAGATGATCTCCCAGACTCTGCAAGTCAAGTAGCACAGCCACAAAGTTCTGCTTTCTCCTACAG gGATGCAAAGAAGAAATTGAGACTGGCTCTTTGTTCAGCAGATTCTGTTGCCTTCCCAATGCTGACCCATTCAACAAGGAATGGTCTACCAGATCACACAGACCCTGAAG ATAATGAAATTGTGTGCTTCTTGAAAGTTCAGCTAGCTGAAGCTATTAACCTCCAAGACAAGAATTTGATGGCCCAGCTGCAAGAGACAATGCGATGCGTAAGCCGCTTTGATAACAGGACCTGTCGAAAGCTGCTGGCATCTATTGCAGAAGATTACAG GAAAAGAGCTCCGTATATTGCTTATTTAACTCGATGTCGCCAAGGCCTGCAAACCACACAAGCGCACTTGGAAAGGCTGTTGCAAAGAGTTCTGCGAGATAAAGAAGTGGCCAATAGATACTTCACTACAGTATGTGTGAGGTTACTgctagaaagcaaagaaaagaaaataagggaGTTTATTCAAG ATTTCCAGAAACTCACGGCAGCAGATGATAAAACAGCCCAAGTTGaagattttcttcagttcttataTGGGGCTATGGCTCAGGATGCCATATGGCAGAATGCCAGCGAAGAACAGCTTCAGGATGCGCAATTAGCTATAGAACGCAGTGTGATGAATCGTATTTTCAAACTTGCGTTCTACCCTAATCAGGATGGAGATATTTTGCGTGACCA gGTCCTTCATGAGCACATACAGAGGTTATCTAAAGTAGTGACAGCAAACCACAAAGCACTTCAGATACCTGAG GTATATCTCCGGGAGGCACCATGGCCATCTGCACAGTCTGAAATCCGCACAATAAGTGCTTACAAAACCCCCCGAGACAAAGTACAGTGTATTCTTAGAATGTGTTCGACCATCATGAACCTGCTTAGTCTGGCAAATGAAGATTCAGTACCTGGGGCAGACGATTTTGTTCCTGTTCTGGTCTTTGTTCTCATAAAG GCAAATCCACCTTGCTTGCTGTCTACTGTTCAGTACATTAGTAGTTTCTATGCTAATTGTTTATCTGGAGAAGAATCATACTGGTGGATGCAGTTCACAGCAGCAGTTGAATTCATTAAAACTATTGATGATCGCAagtaa